One genomic window of Parasteatoda tepidariorum isolate YZ-2023 chromosome 9, CAS_Ptep_4.0, whole genome shotgun sequence includes the following:
- the LOC107455581 gene encoding large ribosomal subunit protein uL6: MRTIEASQMVKIPKNVKICVKSRVIHVKGPRGFLKRDFKHLQVDMELLGRDKLRIRKWFGIRKELACVRTVCSHIENMIKGVTQGYLYKMRSVYAHFPINITTSKEGNLVEIRNFLGEKIVRRVNMLPGVVCKNSTAQKDELLLEGNNIESVSRSAALIHQSTLVKRKDIRKFLDGIYVSEKTAAVQTE, encoded by the coding sequence ATGCGAACCATTGAAGCATCCCAGATGgtgaaaataccaaaaaatgtcaaaatttgtgtaaaatctCGTGTTATTCATGTAAAGGGCCCACGTGGATTCCTCAAACGAGATTTTAAACATCTTCAAGTCGATATGGAATTACTTGGCAGGGATAAACTTCGAATCCGAAAATGGTTTGGTATCCGCAAAGAATTGGCCTGTGTCCGAACAGTCTGTTCACACATTGAAAACATGATTAAAGGAGTGACCCAAGGATATCTGTACAAGATGAGGTCAGTATATGCTCACTTTCCTATTAACATCACGACCTCCAAAGAGGGAAACCTAGTTGAGATTCGAAATTTTCTGGGAGAGAAAATCGTCCGTCGAGTAAATATGCTGCCAGGAGTCGTCTGTAAAAATTCTACTGCTCAGAAGGACGAGTTGCTGTTGGAAGGAAACAACATAGAATCTGTCTCGAGATCTGCAGCACTCATTCATCAATCTACCCTCGTTAAAAGGAAAGATATACGTAAGTTCTTAGATGGAATTTATGTCTCAGAGAAAACAGCTGCTGTACAGACAGAGTGA